The Flaviramulus sp. BrNp1-15 genome includes the window TGCAGTGGTAAATTCTTTAAACCCACCAATAGCTATTGGAATTACCGTATCGTAAGTTAATGATGGTCTAACAATAGTTATAGGAAAATCAGCTTCTTTATATGCTTTTTGGAGTCTTTCTTCGCACTTAATTTTATTATTAGAATATACCGATAAATTATTAAGCAAGGGTGTAGACTCGGTAACAATAGGATAGCTCAGTGGTTTTTGATAACATGACGCCGAACTTATAAAAATGTATTGTCTGGTTTTACCTTTAAATATATTGATATCACGCTCAATATCTTCTGGTGTAAATGCAATCCAGTTTACAACAACATCCCAATTATGCTTTTTTAATTCTATTAATGTTTCATCATTATTTATGTCTCCTTTTAGTGTAGTTACATTAGGAATTTCAACATAGGTTATACCACGGTTTAAATGATATAAATCTACACCTTTCGATACAGCTAACCTGCTCGATGCACTACTTATGTTTCCTGTACCTCCTATAAACAACACTTTCATAATTCCTGTTTTATAAATTCTATTAAACTGGGAACTTCTTCTTTTAATTGATTTACTACAAGTTGCGCCACTTTAGTTGCTCCTAATTTTGAAAGATGAGTATCATCATGCTTACCATCTTGATAATAAGGATGCTCGCCTGCTTCAAAATGTAAGTGCAGTTTTTTAGAGGCTTCAACACCATAAGATTCTTCTAATTGCTCTGTTAAATACTGAAGATCTATAAAAGGTACATTGTACTGCATCGCTACAAGTCTTACCTCCATAGGGTAATCGCCATGGGTATCGATAAGTGTACCTGACTCATTAAAATTGCGCCTTACTATAGATGAAAACAACACTGGAATGGCTTTTTTTTCTCTACTTTCTTGTATAAAACGAATTAGATTATTTCGATAAGCAGTATGTGGATTTGTATATCGGTTTGGATCTTTTTCTTTTTGGTCGTTATGTCCAAATTGAATAAATACAAAATCACCTTGTTTAAGATTTTTTTGTATAGAATCCCATCGTCCTTCATTTATAAAACTTCTTGTGCTTCGACCATTAACAGCTCTGTTATCAATAATGATATCATTATTAAAAAATTGTGGTAAAACTTGCCCCCAACCATGTTCTGGATTTTCTTGAGGATTTTTTTTATTGGACATTGTTGAATCTCCAATTAAATAAATTGTTGGTTTTTGAGCATGAGTATTGAAGCTCCAAAGAAGTATAATAACTAAAATGCTTTTTATTCTCATTGAATTATATTTTTATTTAAATAAAAATTTAGTTTATCCCCATTTGTTTATTCTTGGAACTAAATCTGTAAGTTCTGAAATTTTGATTGGTCTACCTTCATCAATACTTTTTCGGGCAGCTATACCAATTAATACTGCCAAAGAACCATCTCTAACATTTGCAGCGTGATTTAATAACTTGTCATTTTTTCCTCTAAAAATTTCATCAAACATTAGCTTATCACCTCCCCAATGCCCTTTACGTACAAATGGAAACTCCTCTCTTTTATATTCTTCAAAATTACGTTGGGTGACTATTTCATGATATTTTAGTTCTGCTTTTGAGTGTGTAGAATGATCCATTTCTTTATCGTGAATTTTAGATTGATCTTCTTGCACACTATCTCGCCACGGAATACCTTCATGCGTTTCCAACCTGCCATCTTTTCCATTAAAGGCAAACCTAAACCCTTCAAAAGGTGAATATGTAGTTAATGAATAACTTACTTGTACATTATTAGCATATTTAACTTGAACAGCCATTTTATCGAAAATATCTATTTCGTCTCTCCACAAGCAATTATCTCTTATATAACCATCATATTTTTCATTTTCTGCATAGAGTTTCATGTAGGTTTCATTTTTAGTGATATCCCAATAAAACTCACAATCATTCTTATGCTCACAGGACCTGCAATTTGTACCTCGAAAAGCATTATTTTTTCCATATTTCTCAAGAGCTCCAAAGGCATGAACTTCTACAGGATCTGATCCTATAAACCAGTTTAGTAAATCGAAATGATGTGCAGATTTATGTAAAAGAAGCGTACCACTTTTTTCTCTTAAACCATGCCAGCGCCTAAAGTATGAAGCTCCATGATAAGTATTTAAATACCAATTTAGGTCTATGGAAACCAACTCGCCTATTTCTTTAGATTCTATTATTTCTTTTAATTTGGTAAACACCTTACCGTAGCGATAATTGAAAGCCATGATTAATTTCCCTTTAGACTTTCGTTGTGCATCGATAATGTTTTGGCATTTTACTTCATCTGTAGTCATTGGTTTTTCGGTAACAACATCAATACCTTTTTCTAAACCTTTAATAATAAATTCATCATGAGTTGAATCGACAGTTGTTACCATTAAAATATCTATATCGGCTTTTTGCAACATCTCATCAAAGTTGGTGTATGTAGGACAATTTACTCCTATATGTTTTTTGGCGTAAGCTACTCTTCCTGGGTTTATATCACACAAACCAACAAATTCTATCACATCAGAATATTCATCATTCAAAAATTTTCCAAAAAATGAAATTCCTCTAATACCAGTTCCAACTAAAGCTACTTTTTTCTTTTTTGTTGTTGAATTTAAAATATCTGCAAATACAGGATAAACAATCATTGACCCTGCAATGGTAACACCTGTTTTTTTCACAAAATCTCTACGAGTGGTTTTATTTTTTAAATTCATAATAGCTCATTTTCAAATTAATTAATTCTCATACCAAAG containing:
- a CDS encoding NAD-dependent epimerase/dehydratase family protein, translated to MKVLFIGGTGNISSASSRLAVSKGVDLYHLNRGITYVEIPNVTTLKGDINNDETLIELKKHNWDVVVNWIAFTPEDIERDINIFKGKTRQYIFISSASCYQKPLSYPIVTESTPLLNNLSVYSNNKIKCEERLQKAYKEADFPITIVRPSLTYDTVIPIAIGGFKEFTTADRILKGKEIIIHGDGTSLWTVTHSDDFAKGLVGLLGLKQAISHAFHITSDEVLSWNMIYKILADSLNCELNAVHIASDFIGKVEPKLIEKLQGDKAESVIFDNTKIKAFVPEFNATIPFSVGIKKTLNWLDRNPDKKVINPETNAIIDKIINTYKSIKYN
- a CDS encoding Gfo/Idh/MocA family protein produces the protein MNLKNKTTRRDFVKKTGVTIAGSMIVYPVFADILNSTTKKKKVALVGTGIRGISFFGKFLNDEYSDVIEFVGLCDINPGRVAYAKKHIGVNCPTYTNFDEMLQKADIDILMVTTVDSTHDEFIIKGLEKGIDVVTEKPMTTDEVKCQNIIDAQRKSKGKLIMAFNYRYGKVFTKLKEIIESKEIGELVSIDLNWYLNTYHGASYFRRWHGLREKSGTLLLHKSAHHFDLLNWFIGSDPVEVHAFGALEKYGKNNAFRGTNCRSCEHKNDCEFYWDITKNETYMKLYAENEKYDGYIRDNCLWRDEIDIFDKMAVQVKYANNVQVSYSLTTYSPFEGFRFAFNGKDGRLETHEGIPWRDSVQEDQSKIHDKEMDHSTHSKAELKYHEIVTQRNFEEYKREEFPFVRKGHWGGDKLMFDEIFRGKNDKLLNHAANVRDGSLAVLIGIAARKSIDEGRPIKISELTDLVPRINKWG
- a CDS encoding rhamnogalacturonan acetylesterase, with the protein product MRIKSILVIILLWSFNTHAQKPTIYLIGDSTMSNKKNPQENPEHGWGQVLPQFFNNDIIIDNRAVNGRSTRSFINEGRWDSIQKNLKQGDFVFIQFGHNDQKEKDPNRYTNPHTAYRNNLIRFIQESREKKAIPVLFSSIVRRNFNESGTLIDTHGDYPMEVRLVAMQYNVPFIDLQYLTEQLEESYGVEASKKLHLHFEAGEHPYYQDGKHDDTHLSKLGATKVAQLVVNQLKEEVPSLIEFIKQEL